Proteins co-encoded in one Pelobates fuscus isolate aPelFus1 chromosome 5, aPelFus1.pri, whole genome shotgun sequence genomic window:
- the LOC134612234 gene encoding tubulin polyglutamylase TTLL5-like: MAGQQPKKGEPSERQEKEHHPCIIWTGGSEKTPVVKFQAEGATGMVCLREVGEHYQLAYKMARIGNSPVSTMLSAHGFQKVETSSSNFNLMWTGPYNNASVLANLSKFQKINHFPNSMQLGRKDLLCKNIQTLQKKHGAQTYNFLPQSYVLPNDNKEFRKVISKDQGPWISKPVSACQGRGIQIINSFSQINRRETLLVSRYIKNPLLVDGFKFDLRLFVLVTSYDPLIIYLYEEGLTRFATNQYKPTEENMKNQYMHLTNTSINKANANYVRSTNPEVENHGSLWSMGALLRHLKELGKDTATLMSKIEELVIKSIISAEGSIASVLQGTLADRRKCFELYGFDVLVDETLKPWLLEVNLMPSLVSDGPLELKIKSNLLADTLTLIGVQCQNTQQNMDKGPIIAAKVKEGYKKTAAGQTETALFQERMKIIREVKEEEERRGGFIRIFPNKDTWKKYSNFLTYKSFNSLLASHLFTKKPSKPGSSSSGLGQHYALYERQLPLLRTNIPEMALSQGSPSQSRTTPKDVRTCKPLNKIQPLHLHAAKMSDSKASSVGVGQHSVLRGQKQPSLQTNKSAIPSKTSHMSSERVSKEVERQRLPNLVTCKHLDNIQPRHLLSTKLSDKKSSSSVPSALYQQKLPPLQSSRPVDHVMTLRQFSKKDCTQKFGYNSVRPSKIFHQSSERVPKDIRRQGLCGIRDSSTASGSMRQVDPQPTVLYGSSELLNIITGFSSTYQQLCAELDRL; encoded by the coding sequence ATGGCTGGACAACAGCCTAAGAAGGGTGAACCCTCTGAGCGCCAGGAGAAAGAACACCACCCCTGCATAATATGGACTGGGGGTTCAGAAAAAACGCCAGTGGTGAAATTTCAAGCAGAAGGCGCAACTGGAATGGTATGCCTGCGTGAGGTGGGAGAACACTACCAACTGGCATACAAGATGGCTCGTATCGGGAATAGCCCGGTCAGCACAATGCTATCTGCTCATGGGTTTCAGAAAGTGGAAACCAGCAGTAGCAATTTCAATTTGATGTGGACAGGACCATACAATAATGCTTCTGTCTTGGCAAATCTTTCCAAATTTCAGAAAATCAACCACTTCCCCAATTCTATGCAGTTGGGACGCAAGGATCTACTCTGCAAAAACATTCAAACCCTGCAGAAGAAACATGGGGCCCAGACTTACAACTTCCTACCCCAGAGTTATGTACTTCCCAATGATAACAAGGAATTCCGCAAAGTTATTTCCAAGGATCAAGGCCCCTGGATCTCAAAGCCTGTCTCTGCCTGTCAAGGACGCGGAATTCAGATTATCAATTCCTTCTCTCAAATAAACAGAAGGGAAACACTCCTAGTCTCTCGTTACATAAAAAATCCACTTCTTGTTGACGGATTTAAATTTGACCTACGCCTCTTTGTACTGGTCACGTCATATGATCCACTAATTATTTACCTATATGAAGAGGGTCTGACAAGGTTTGCCACTAATCAATATAAACCAACGGAGGAGAACATGAAAAATCAATATATGCATTTGACCAACACCAGCATAAACAAAGCAAATGCAAACTATGTGAGATCCACAAATCCGGAAGTGGAAAATCATGGCAGTTTATGGAGCATGGGTGCATTGCTGCGTCACCTAAAGGAATTGGGAAAAGACACAGCCACGCTCATGTCTAAAATAGAAGAGCTTGTTATTAAAAGCATAATATCGGCGGAAGGCTCTATTGCCTCAGTGTTGCAAGGAACGCTCGCTGACAGAAGAAAGTGTTTTGAATTGTACGGCTTTGATGTCCTAGTAGATGAAACCTTAAAGCCCTGGCTGTTGGAAGTTAATCTGATGCCGTCTCTGGTTTCTGATGGACCCCTTGAATTAAAAATCAAGTCAAATCTGCTTGCAGACACGCTGACATTAATTGGTGTGCAGTGTCAAAATACCCAGCAGAATATGGACAAAGGGCCCATAATAGCTGCAAAAGTGAAAGAAGGATATAAAAAGACAGCGGCTGGACAGACCGAAACCGCCCTCTTCCAAGAGAGGATGAAGATAATTCGTGAGGtcaaggaggaggaagagagaagAGGCGGTTTTATTCGAATCTTCCCCAACAAGGATACATGGAAGAAATATAGCAATTTCTTGACATACAAATCCTTTAATAGCTTGCTGGCTTCTCATCTTTTTACAAAGAAGCCGTCAAAGCCGGGATCCAGCAGTAGTGGACTTGGCCAACACTATGCGCTGTATGAGCGACAGCTGCCGCTACTGCGGACAAACATCCCTGAGATGGCACTCAGTCAAGGCAGTCCATCCCAAAGTAGAACAACTCCCAAGGATGTGAGGACATGCAAACCCCTTAATAAGATTCAGCCTCTCCATCTGCATGCAGCAAAGATGTCAGATTCAAAAGCCAGCAGTGTTGGTGTTGGGCAACACTCTGTGCTGCGTGGGCAAAAGCAGCCATCACTGCAGACAAATAAGTCAGCCATTCCATCTAAAACTTCTCACATGAGCAGTGAAAGAGTTTCCAAGGAGGTGGAGAGACAGAGATTGCCCAATTTAGTAACATGCAAACATTTGGATAATATTCAGCCTCGCCATCTTCTATCAACAAAGCTGTCAGATAAAAAATCCAGCAGTAGTGTACCTTCGGCACTGTATCAGCAAAAGCTGCCGCCATTGCAGTCAAGCAGACCCGTGGATCATGTGATGACGCTCAGGCAATTTAGTAAAAAAGACTGCACACAAAAATTTGGGTATAATTCAGTCCGTCCATCTAAAATATTTCATCAGAGCAGCGAAAGAGTTCCCAAAGACATCAGGAGACAGGGACTATGTGGCATCAGGGACTCTAGCACGGCCTCCGGAAGCATGAGACAAGTTGATCCACAGCCTACTGTTCTGTACGGTTCCAGTGAGCTATTAAACATCATCACTGGCTTCTCGTCCACCTACCAACAACTTTGCGCAGAACTGGATCGGCTATAG